One window of the Paracoccus zhejiangensis genome contains the following:
- the paaZ gene encoding phenylacetic acid degradation bifunctional protein PaaZ — protein sequence MTTPRRLESYVGGRWTAGAKDGVPLLDAATGQTVALIDSTGIDFGAALAYGREVAGPKLRAMTFHERAAMLKALGLALMAMKEEFYTESLHTGATRSDAWVDIEGGIGTMLTFASKGRRELPNARVMVDGDVELLSRDNSFSAQHILTSLQGVAVHINAFNFPIWGMLEKIAPTLLAGMPCLVKPASQTAYLTELMVRRIVETGILPDGALQLVSGSVGDLLDHMTAQDAVTFTGSAWTGRKLKAYPAIIANSVRFTMEADSLNASILGPDAAPGTPEFDLFVKEVAREMTVKAGQKCTAIRRAFVPRAFSEALVAALGERLAKTAVGLPGEEGTRMGPLASQDQREEVRERIRELQAVAEIVAGDPGSVRLSSGDAEAGAFLNPVLMYADKPFDAAPVHDVEAFGPVATVMPYDGLDEAIALAKLGKGSLVSSVFTDDPRVAEELVLGVAPWHGRVLIGNRASAKTSTGHGSPLAPLVHGGPGRAGGGEEMGGIRGVKHYMQRTAVQGAPRLLSAVTGRWIEGADTQQGEHPFRKSLAELRIGDQLITASRVITKEDVEHFAHFTGDTFYAHMDEAAAKANPFFDDRVAHGYLIASFAAGLFVEPNPGPVLANYGVDNMRFLTPVYFGDSLQVRLTCKEINPRESAEHGEVRWDCRVTNQKDEVVAQYDVLTMVAKTWPLAG from the coding sequence ATGACAACACCGCGCCGACTTGAAAGCTATGTCGGTGGTCGCTGGACCGCCGGCGCGAAGGACGGAGTGCCTTTGCTGGATGCCGCCACCGGCCAGACCGTGGCGCTGATCGACTCGACCGGCATCGATTTCGGCGCCGCGCTGGCCTATGGCCGTGAGGTCGCGGGGCCGAAGCTGCGCGCCATGACCTTCCACGAGCGCGCGGCGATGCTGAAGGCACTGGGGCTGGCGCTGATGGCGATGAAGGAAGAATTCTACACCGAAAGCCTGCATACCGGCGCCACCCGCAGCGACGCCTGGGTCGATATCGAGGGCGGCATCGGCACCATGCTGACCTTTGCCTCCAAGGGCCGGCGCGAATTGCCGAATGCGCGGGTGATGGTCGATGGCGATGTCGAACTGCTGTCGCGCGACAACAGCTTCAGCGCCCAGCATATCCTGACCTCGCTGCAAGGCGTGGCGGTGCATATCAACGCCTTCAACTTCCCGATCTGGGGGATGCTGGAAAAGATCGCGCCGACGCTGCTGGCCGGGATGCCCTGTCTGGTGAAGCCCGCCAGCCAGACCGCCTACCTGACCGAGCTGATGGTGCGCCGCATCGTCGAGACCGGCATCCTGCCCGATGGCGCGCTGCAACTGGTCAGCGGCTCGGTCGGCGATCTGCTGGACCATATGACGGCGCAGGACGCGGTGACCTTTACCGGCTCGGCCTGGACCGGGCGCAAGCTGAAGGCGTATCCGGCGATCATCGCCAATTCGGTGCGCTTCACCATGGAGGCCGACAGTCTGAACGCCTCGATCCTCGGCCCCGATGCGGCGCCGGGAACGCCGGAGTTCGACCTGTTCGTGAAAGAGGTCGCCCGCGAGATGACGGTGAAGGCCGGGCAGAAATGCACCGCCATCCGCCGCGCCTTCGTGCCGCGTGCTTTCAGCGAGGCGCTGGTCGCCGCGCTTGGCGAGCGGCTGGCGAAAACCGCCGTCGGCCTGCCGGGGGAGGAGGGGACGCGCATGGGTCCGCTGGCCAGTCAGGACCAGCGTGAGGAGGTGCGCGAGCGCATCCGCGAATTGCAGGCCGTGGCCGAGATCGTCGCCGGCGATCCGGGTTCGGTGCGGCTCAGTTCGGGCGATGCCGAGGCCGGGGCCTTCCTGAACCCGGTGCTGATGTATGCCGACAAACCCTTCGACGCCGCGCCGGTTCATGATGTCGAGGCTTTCGGGCCGGTGGCGACGGTCATGCCCTATGACGGGCTCGACGAGGCGATCGCGCTGGCGAAGCTGGGCAAGGGCTCGCTGGTCTCCTCGGTCTTTACCGACGATCCACGCGTGGCCGAGGAACTGGTTCTGGGCGTCGCGCCCTGGCATGGCCGGGTGCTGATCGGCAACCGCGCCTCGGCCAAGACCTCGACCGGGCATGGCTCGCCCCTGGCGCCGCTGGTCCATGGCGGCCCGGGCCGCGCCGGTGGCGGCGAAGAAATGGGCGGCATTCGCGGCGTGAAGCACTACATGCAGCGCACGGCGGTGCAGGGCGCGCCGCGGCTTCTGTCAGCGGTGACTGGGCGCTGGATCGAGGGGGCGGATACCCAACAGGGCGAACATCCCTTCCGCAAGTCCTTGGCGGAACTCAGGATCGGCGACCAGCTGATCACCGCCAGCCGGGTCATCACCAAGGAGGATGTGGAGCATTTCGCCCATTTCACCGGCGACACCTTCTATGCCCATATGGACGAGGCGGCGGCCAAGGCGAACCCGTTCTTCGATGACCGGGTGGCGCATGGCTACCTGATCGCCTCCTTCGCGGCGGGGCTGTTCGTCGAGCCCAATCCCGGCCCGGTGCTGGCAAATTACGGCGTCGACAACATGCGCTTCCTGACCCCGGTCTATTTTGGCGACAGCCTGCAGGTGCGACTGACCTGCAAGGAGATCAACCCGCGCGAGTCGGCCGAACATGGCGAGGTGCGGTGGGATTGCCGGGTGACCAACCAGAAGGACGAGGTGGTGGCGCAATATGACGTGCTGACCATGGTGGCAAAGACCTGGCCGCTGGCCGGATGA
- a CDS encoding DUF1801 domain-containing protein, whose protein sequence is MTPAVEKWFSGLIEDQRKLAAALRDIVLSQDAGLGEELKWGQPCYSGRSMVCYIQTAKGHVSLGFSKGARLSDPDGLLEGSGVQMRHVKLPLGTDPDRRKLAQLVSEAIALDAAG, encoded by the coding sequence ATGACACCTGCAGTCGAAAAGTGGTTCTCCGGTCTGATCGAGGACCAGCGAAAACTTGCTGCGGCGTTGCGGGATATCGTCCTCTCGCAGGATGCAGGGCTGGGCGAGGAGCTCAAATGGGGTCAGCCATGCTATTCGGGCAGGTCGATGGTCTGCTACATCCAGACGGCAAAGGGACACGTGTCACTGGGCTTCTCGAAGGGCGCAAGGCTGAGCGATCCTGATGGGTTGCTGGAGGGAAGCGGTGTACAGATGCGGCATGTGAAATTGCCCTTGGGAACCGATCCGGATCGGCGAAAGCTGGCGCAGCTGGTCAGCGAGGCCATCGCGCTGGATGCTGCCGGATAG
- a CDS encoding TetR/AcrR family transcriptional regulator: MARTRAIDFEEKRRGILDSAAEVFAEQGMEKASMAQIAAHGQVSKALLYHYYPGKDALIFAIIITHLQELDEAIEAADDPALTPEARLRVLVGSVLMQYRGADNQHKVQLNAASQLSDEQKAQIHEIERRIVRRFAAVLREINPDLDDRERPLLQPVTMSLFGMMNWVYMWFKDGGRISRDDYADVATTLILEGIKSVR, translated from the coding sequence ATGGCTCGGACACGAGCGATCGATTTCGAGGAAAAACGACGCGGCATCCTGGACAGCGCCGCCGAGGTCTTCGCCGAACAGGGCATGGAAAAAGCTTCCATGGCCCAGATCGCGGCGCATGGGCAGGTGTCCAAGGCGCTGCTTTACCATTACTATCCCGGCAAGGACGCGCTGATCTTCGCGATCATCATCACCCATCTGCAAGAGTTGGACGAGGCGATCGAGGCCGCCGATGACCCGGCGCTGACGCCCGAGGCGCGGCTCAGGGTGCTGGTCGGCAGCGTGCTGATGCAATATCGCGGCGCCGACAACCAGCACAAGGTCCAGCTGAACGCCGCCTCGCAGCTTTCGGACGAGCAGAAGGCGCAGATCCACGAGATCGAGCGCCGCATCGTCCGCCGCTTTGCCGCCGTGCTGCGCGAGATCAACCCCGACCTCGACGACCGCGAACGGCCCCTGTTGCAGCCCGTCACCATGTCGCTTTTCGGCATGATGAACTGGGTCTACATGTGGTTCAAGGATGGCGGCCGGATCAGCCGCGATGATTATGCCGACGTGGCCACCACGCTGATCCTCGAGGGCATCAAGTCGGTCCGCTGA